From Camelus dromedarius isolate mCamDro1 chromosome X, mCamDro1.pat, whole genome shotgun sequence, one genomic window encodes:
- the LOC105089297 gene encoding tubulin alpha-1A chain, with the protein MHECISIHIGQAGVQISNACWELYCLEHGIQPDGQMPSDKAIGAGDNSFNTFFSETGTGKHVPRAVFVDLEPTVIDEVCTGTYCQLFHPEQLITGKEDAANNYARSHYTIGKEIIDLVLDRIQKLADQCTGLQGFLVFHSFGGVTGSGFTSLLMERLSVDYGKKSKLEFSIYPAPQASTAVVEPYNSILTTCTTLEHSDCAFMVNNEAIYDICCRNLDIECPIYTNLNRLIGQIVSSITASLRFDGTLNVKLTEFQTNLVPYPRIHFPLATYAPVISAEKAYREQLSVAEITNACFEPANQMVKCDPRHGKYMACCLLYRDDVVLKDVSAAIATIKTKRTIQFVDWCPTGFKVGINYQPPTMVPGGDLAKVQRAVCMLSNTTASAEAWALLDHKFNLMYANRAFVHWYVGEGVEKGEFSEAREDMAALEKDYEEVGVDSVEGEGEEEGEEYSS; encoded by the coding sequence ATGCATGAGTGCATCTCCATCCACATTGGCCAGGCTGGTGTCCAGATCAGCAATGCCTGCTGGGAGCTCTACTGCCTGGAACACGGCATCCAACCCGATGGCCAGATGCCAAGTGACAAAGCCATTGGGGCAGGAGACAACTCCTTCAACACCTTCTTCAGTGAGACGGGCACTGGCAAGCATGTGCCCAGGGCAGTGTTCGTAGACCTGGAACCCACAGTCATTGATGAAGTTTGCACTGGCACCTACTGCCAGCTCTTCCACCCTGAGCAGCTCATCACAGGCAAAGAAGATGCTGCCAATAACTATGCCCGCAGTCACTACACTATTGGCAAGGAGATCATTGACCTTGTCTTGGACCGAATTCAGAAGCTGGCTGACCAGTGCACAGGTCTTCAGGGCTTCTTGGTTTTCCACAGCTTCGGTGGGGTAACTGGTTCTGGGTTCACCTCCCTGCTGATGGAACGTCTCTCTGTCGATTATGGCAAGAAGTCCAAGCTGGAGTTCTCCATTTACCCAGCCCCCCAGGCTTCCACAGCTGTAGTTGAGCCCTACAACTCCATCCTCACCACCTGCACCACCCTGGAGCACTCTGATTGTGCCTTCATGGTAAACAACGAGGCCATCTATGACATCTGTTGCAGAAACCTCGACATTGAGTGCCCAATCTACACAAACCTGAATAGGTTGATAGGTCAAATTGTATcctccatcactgcttccctgagGTTTGATGGAACCCTGAATGTCAAATTGACAGAATTCCAAACCAACCTGGTACCCTATCCTCGCATCCACTTCCCCCTGGCCACATATGCCCCTGTCATCTCTGCTGAGAAAGCCTACCGTGAACAGCTTTCTGTAGCAGAGATCACCAACGCTTGCTTTGAGCCAGCCAACCAGATGGTGAAATGTGACCCTCGCCATGGTAAATACATGGCTTGCTGCCTGTTGTACCGTGATGATGTGGTCCTCAAAGATGTCAGTGCTGCCATTGCCACCATCAAGACCAAGCGTACCATCCAGTTTGTGGACTGGTGCCCTACTGGCTTCAAAGTTGGCATTAATTACCAGCCTCCCACCATGGTACCTGGTGGAGACCTGGCCAAAGTACAGCGAGCTGTGTGCATGCTGAGCAACACCACAGCCAGTGCTGAGGCCTGGGCTCTCCTGGACCACAAGTTTAACCTAATGTATGCCAATCGTGCCTTTGTTCACTGGTACGTGGGTGAGGGCGTGGAGAAAGGAGAGTTTTCTGAGGCTCGTGAGGACATGGCTGCCCTTGAGAAGGATTATGAGGAGGTTGGTGTAGATTCTgttgaaggagagggagaggaagaaggagaggaataCTCAAGTTAA